In a single window of the Chloroflexota bacterium genome:
- a CDS encoding HNH endonuclease: MARPTKETKKLIAEARKQWEYEEDWDGERRKTGRVRCPECRRAFPLDIMEVDHIRPKKLRGGDFIDNTRLLCPPCNKRKGSKLERVGPKTKKGVGASRVSGATKKATTKGTAAKRATKVKKVERKTTARRTATSKAMAAKKPTTRKASASKKKTTAKRTASRKATGVKKVKRRTAAKRTATRKAPASRKGKRTSTRK; encoded by the coding sequence TTGGCACGACCGACGAAGGAAACCAAGAAGCTCATCGCCGAAGCAAGGAAGCAGTGGGAGTATGAAGAAGATTGGGACGGGGAGCGGAGGAAAACGGGGAGGGTCCGTTGTCCGGAATGTAGGAGGGCTTTTCCCCTGGACATTATGGAGGTGGACCACATTCGTCCGAAGAAACTCCGTGGAGGAGACTTCATTGACAACACTCGGCTCCTCTGTCCACCCTGCAACAAGAGGAAGGGCAGCAAACTAGAAAGAGTGGGGCCTAAAACAAAAAAGGGCGTGGGAGCCAGCAGAGTTTCAGGCGCGACAAAAAAGGCAACGACCAAGGGCACAGCTGCCAAGAGGGCTACCAAAGTGAAGAAGGTGGAGCGCAAGACGACAGCCAGGCGCACAGCTACCAGCAAAGCCATGGCCGCCAAGAAGCCGACCACTCGTAAAGCTTCAGCTTCCAAGAAGAAAACGACTGCCAAGCGCACAGCAAGCAGGAAGGCCACTGGAGTCAAGAAGGTGAAGAGGAGGACAGCGGCCAAGCGCACAGCAACCAGGAAAGCTCCAGCCAGCAGAAAGGGAAAGAGAACAAGCACGCGGAAGTGA
- the def gene encoding peptide deformylase: protein MAVLPLRCHPDPVLRQKARRLGIIDGSIQRLVEDMLDTMRHAEGVGLAAPQVGVSLRLAVIQLPEQEPLVLINPEVVKRRGDRDVGEGCLSIPGYHAQLKRSLQVVVKALDREGKSFRIKGEELLAQVLEHEIDHLNGVLYIDRLESPDMLKKVEEEEDGEEAHAE, encoded by the coding sequence ATGGCGGTCCTCCCTTTGCGCTGTCACCCTGACCCTGTCCTAAGGCAGAAGGCCAGGAGGCTGGGGATAATAGATGGCTCCATCCAGAGACTGGTGGAGGACATGCTGGACACCATGCGCCACGCCGAGGGGGTGGGCCTGGCTGCGCCCCAGGTGGGGGTCTCCCTGAGGCTGGCGGTCATTCAGCTACCGGAGCAGGAGCCCCTGGTCCTCATCAACCCCGAGGTGGTCAAGAGGAGGGGGGACAGGGATGTGGGGGAGGGCTGTCTTTCCATCCCCGGCTACCACGCCCAGCTGAAGCGCTCCCTTCAGGTGGTGGTGAAGGCCCTCGACCGGGAAGGCAAGTCCTTCCGCATCAAGGGGGAAGAGCTCCTGGCCCAGGTCCTGGAGCATGAGATAGACCACCTGAACGGGGTCCTCTATATAGACCGGCTGGAAAGCCCGGATATGCTCAAGAAGGTTGAGGAGGAAGAGGATGGAGAAGAAGCTCACGCGGAGTGA